The genomic DNA GAGAATTTGGCGGTCAGCTGTTCCAGCTTTTCCTGGCGACGGCGGTTGGCTTCCTCGGCGGCCGCCGCTTCGCGCTCGGCCTTCTTGCGTTCGGCTTCCTTGCGGAAGCGTTCCTGCAGCGTGTCCTTGGCGTGCTTGCGGTGCACGTCGGTGACTTCCGCGCCCGTGCTGCCGTCCAGGTTGTAGCGCACGGTGGCCTTTTCCATCGTGCGCAGGTAGCGTTGCGAGCCCGTGTGGATGCCCAGCGCGGCGCGCATCAGCTTGCGGTCGATGCCCGGCATCTGCGCCAGGATCTGCTTGTCGATCCCGATCGACAGCGGCAGGCAGTCGCGGAACGGCACGAATTGCTGCTGCAACTGCTTGAGC from Pseudoduganella armeniaca includes the following:
- a CDS encoding ProQ/FINO family protein, producing the protein MNTSLTAQSAETTADMENTASNQTTQSDAAEGTTAPTGAPAAAAPAGATSARALLKQLQQQFVPFRDCLPLSIGIDKQILAQMPGIDRKLMRAALGIHTGSQRYLRTMEKATVRYNLDGSTGAEVTDVHRKHAKDTLQERFRKEAERKKAEREAAAAEEANRRRQEKLEQLTAKFSRKG